A DNA window from Ostrea edulis chromosome 5, xbOstEdul1.1, whole genome shotgun sequence contains the following coding sequences:
- the LOC130054941 gene encoding uncharacterized protein LOC130054941, whose amino-acid sequence MISKEKIKTLLEWEPINDRIIRARFNSKYCKLTIIQCYAPTNDAEEEIKDDFYEQLQMVVSKVPQHDMLLMMGDLNAKVGADNTDCEISMGKHGCGILNDNGERLIDFCLNNNLVIGGTIFPHKDIHKLTWKSPDGRTTNQIDHMIINNKWRRSVYDVKVYRGADVNSDHYLLKATIKLKLRRNHQQQGMKRKFDIDKLKIPNINKAFNLELKNRFKALENNPDDQDNIQGKWDTIKETYVETAAKTLGYRTKENKEWLTSDTWERISERKKLKQKIISTKSTRLQEQMQISYREKDKEVKRSARKDRRMHLDNLAKRAEHAASHGEMSVVYKITKQLCGKNTTQPALVKDKDGHPLSTDHEQAKRWVQYFQEVLNCSEPDEPTTPVPAEEDLEIDLEPLTLEEVKNSIKNLKNGKSPGIDNIHAEMLKSDIVTSANKLLSLFVSIWENETIPSDWSKGLIVKLAKKGDLQMCDNWRGITLLSVPSKVFCKILLSRIDEAIDDKLREEQAGFRRGRGCIDQIFAIRNIIEQCIEWKMPLYINYIDFKKAFDSVNRDTLWKIRNSTADKKRGIQWTMFSNLEDLDFAYDLAEISGNKTHLQEKTDQLNKFAKQTGLNINTKKTKVMTINAPVEPVVLNGEPLKDFTYLGSILSKDNGAGKDIKARLNKARAAFAQLQTIWKSNSYSLRTKVQLYNSNVKSVLLYGSECWRVIDSDMRKIEAFHNSCLRKINRIFWPNKISNKNLHQKCKSKNISTEIKQRRMRWLGHVMRMS is encoded by the exons ATGATAAGCAAAGAAAAGATCAAAACACTTCTTGAGTGGGAGCCAATCAATGACCGTATAATTAGAGCACGTTTCAACTCCAAGTACTGTAAACTTACAATCATACAGTGCTATGCACCAACGAATGATGCGGAAGAAGAAATTAAAGATGACTTCTACGAACAACTTCAGATGGTCGTATCTAAGGTTCCTCAGCACGACATGCTGTTGATGATGGGCGATCTGAATGCAAAAGTGGGTGCTGACAACACTGACTGCGAAATATCAATGGGCAAACATGGTTGTGGAATACTCAATGATAATGGAGAACGCCTTATTGACTTCTGCCTTAACAACAACCTGGTGATAGGGGGAACCATATTCCCCCACAAGGATATACATAAGTTAACTTGGAAATCTCCAGATGGTAGAACAACAAACCAGATCGACCAtatgataataaacaataagTGGCGTAGATCAGTATATGATGTTAAAGTATACAGAGGTGCGGATGTCAACAGTGACCACTACCTGTTGAAAGCTACCATCAAACTGAAACTACGCAGAAATCACCAACAGCAAGGAATGAAAAGGAAATTTGACATAGATAAATTAAAAATCCCAAATATTAATAAGGCGTTCAATTTGGAATTAAAAAACAGATTTAAAGCACTTGAAAACAACCCTGATGATCAAGATAACATTCAAGGAAAGTGGGACACCATCAAAGAAACATATGTTGAAACAGCTGCAAAAACTTTGGGTTATAGAACAAAAGAGAATAAGGAATGGCTAACATCAGACACATGGGAAAGAATAAGTGAAAGGAAGAAACTGAAACAAAAAATCATAAGCACAAAGTCGACCAGATTACAAGAACAAATGCAAATTTCATATAGAGAAAAAGACAAAGAAGTGAAAAGAAGTGCAAGAAAAGACAGAAGAATGCACCTTGACAACCTTGCAAAAAGAGCAGAACATGCAGCTTCTCATGGAGAAATGAGCGTTGTGTATAAGATAACTAAACAGCTATGTGGTAAAAATACAACCCAACCAGCTCTTGTTAAGGACAAAGATGGTCACCCACTATCGACAGATCATGAACAGGCCAAAAGGTGGGTCCAGTATTTTCAAGAGGTATTAAATTGCTCAGAACCTGATGAACCTACTACTCCTGTACCTGCTGAGGAAGACCTGGAAATAGACCTCGAACCACTGACATTGGAGGAAGTTAAAAATTctattaaaaatcttaaaaatggGAAATCACCTGGCATTGACAACATCCATGCTGAGATGCTAAAATCAGATATTGTCACATCAGCAAACAAACTACTGAGCTTATTTGTATCCATCTGGGAAAACGAGACTATACCATCTGATTGGAGTAAAGGACTTATCGTAAAACTAGCAAAAAAGGGAGACCTCCAAATGTGTGATAACTGGAGAGGAATAACATTGCTCTCAGTCCCCAGTAAGGTATTCTGCAAAATACTTCTCAGCAGAATAGATGAAGCTATTGATGATAAATTGAGAGAAGAACAAGCTGGGTTCAGAAGAGGAAGAGGCTGCATAGACCAGATTTTTGCCATTCGTAATATTATCGAACAATGTATTGAATGGAAAATGCCACTATACATCAACTATATTGACTTTAAGAAGGCATTTGACAGTGTGAATAGGGATACATTGTGGAAAATA AGAAACAGCACAGCAGATAAGAAGAGAGGTATCCAGTGGACTATGTTCAGCAACCTAGAGGACCTAGACTTTGCATACGACCTGGCAGAGATCTCAGGGAACAAGACCCATCTACAAGAAAAAACAGATCAGCTGAACAAATTTGCCAAACAAACTGGTCTTAACATCAACACCAAAAAGACCAAGGTGATGACAATAAATGCTCCAGTCGAACCTGTGGTTTTAAATGGAGAACCGCTAAAGGACTTCACCTACCTAGGAAGCATACTTAGCAAGGACAACGGTGCCGGGAAAGACATAAAGGCAAGACTCAACAAAGCACGTGCAGCATTCGCCCAACTCCAAACCATCTGGAAATCAAACAGCTACAGTCTGAGGACCAAAGTCCAACTTTATAACAGCAATGTGAAATCAGTCCTCCTGTATGGGTCTGAATGCTGGCGTGTTATAGACAGTGATATGAGAAAAATTGAGGCCTTCCACAACAGCTGCCTTAGAAAAATAAACAGAATCTTTTGGCCAAACAAAATCAGTAATAAAAACCTACACCAAAAGTGCAAAAGCAAGAACATCAGCACAGAGATTAAACAAAGAAGAATGAGATGGCTTGGTCACGTAATGAGAATGTCCTAG